A stretch of Henckelia pumila isolate YLH828 chromosome 4, ASM3356847v2, whole genome shotgun sequence DNA encodes these proteins:
- the LOC140861709 gene encoding uncharacterized protein, whose amino-acid sequence MVKWAVELSQYRIEYRPRPAIKAQILADFLVDMTVTQEESSTQTWMVYVDGSSTSTGSGAGIVVESPQGDKFQYAVKFLFPVTNNEAEYEAFIMGIKLALSVGAKRLTIHSDSQLIASQIPRGENESADRLAKLASSLANIDNRKITFLTYGKEKTDGSNVTIFCADSEEHSWKDEIIDYLMRGNLPANQVEAQKLRVRAARFTIIDGELYKIGFSSPYLKCLTPSKGNYVLHEIHEGICGNHLAGRALAGKALRQGYFWPTMKQDAIELAKHCPFPPATGQRKFLIVAVDYFTKWVEAEPLAKISERDHLKTRLGNAKEKWVDELPSVLWAYRTTPRSSTGESPFNLAYGAEAVTPAEIGEQSWRVKQYTSSGNDQALRISLDLVDELRDEALTRAERYRACMTKAYNDRVKPRFFQVGDLVLRKSDILKSVGKLDPKWEDPYKVIDIVKMRTYRLQHSDGRVLPRPWNVANLKKFYA is encoded by the exons ATGGTTAAGTGGGCTGTCGAATTGAGCCAATATAGAATTGAATATCGCCCGCGTCCAGCAATTAAAGCACAAATTCTGGCTGATTTTCTGGTGGATATGACAGTAACTCAAGAAGAAAGCTCCACCCAGACATGGATGGTTTATGTTGACGGGTCATCAACCTCTACAGGAAGCGGTGCAGGAATAGTTGTGGAGAGCCCACAGggagataaatttcaatatgccgTCAAATTTCTATTCCCTGTAACGAATAATGAGGCAGAATATGAAGCTTTCATCATGGGAATTAAATTGGCCCTGTCGGTTGGAGCAAAAAGACTGACGATACACAGTGACTCCCAACTTATCGCCAGTCAG ATACCTAGAGGGGAAAATGAGTCAGCAGACCGTCTCGCCAAGTTAGCAAGCTCCTTGGCCAATATTGATAATAGGAAAATTACATTCCTAACATATGGCAAGGAAAAAACTGATGGAAGTAATGTTACAATCTTCTGTGCTGACAGCGAAGAACATAGTTGGAAAGATGAAATAATCGACTATTTGATGCGGGGTAACCTACCCGCTAACCAAGTAGAAGCTCAAAAACTTAGAGTACGAGCTGCTCGATTCACGATCATTGACGGAGAATTGTATAAAATAGGTTTTTCTTCACCTTACCTAAAGTGTCTAACGCCATCCAAAGGAAACTATGTGCTtcatgaaattcatgaaggaatTTGTGGGAATCACTTAGCCGGCAGAGCTCTCGCGGGGAAAGCGTTACGCCAAGGATACTTTTGGCCAACAATGAAGCAAGATGCTATCGAGTTAGCGAAACATT GTCCTTTTCCTCCTGCTACCGGACAAAGAAAATTTCTCATAGTTGCTGtggattatttcaccaaatgggtCGAAGCTGAACCATTGGCCAAAATATCTGAAAGAGAT CACCTCAAAACACGCCTAGGCAATGCCAAAGAAAAATGGGTAGATGAGTTGCCAAGTGTTTTATGGGCATATCGAACCACTCCACGCTCTTCAACTGGAGAATCTCCTTTCAATCTGGCCTACGGAGCAGAAGCTGTGACTCCTGCTGAAATTGGAGAGCAATCATGGCGAGTGAAACAATACACTTCATCTGGAAATGACCAAGCCCTCCGAATTTCATTGGACTTGGTGGACGAACTGAGAGATGAAGCTTTGACACGAGCCGAGAGATATCGAGCTTGTATGACTAAAGCATACAATGACAGAGTCAAGCCAAGATTTTTCCAAGTTGGAGACTTGGTATTGAGAAAGTCTGACATCTTGAAGTCCGTAGGCAAGCTGGATCCGAAATGGGAAGATCCATACAAAGTAATTGATATTGTGAAGATGAGAACATATCGCCTCCAACATTCAGATGGAAGAGTACTTCCCAGGCCTTGGAACGTTGCCAACCTGAAAAAGTTTTATGCATAA